One Tolypothrix bouteillei VB521301 DNA window includes the following coding sequences:
- a CDS encoding CatB-related O-acetyltransferase — MKKLLKFLYYKKHYSQSDIAFGSCIIPVTTLGKNTKINKGCTIYNCTLNDEVSVHEFCYISDSKLEKNIQIYPRCNLRNVSLGKFSYISQDSILNLSQIGSFCSLGPHLICGFGEHPTDFLSTSPVFFSTLKQCGVSFSNENFFQEVKKITIGHDVWIGARVFIRDGVRIGNGAIIGAGSVVVKDVPDYAIVGGVPAKIIRFRFSNEIIQELLRIQWWKWPDMYLQRAQLYFTQKDITSFINWVHEESLYLHVEDGNLYESLSSSVS; from the coding sequence ATGAAAAAGCTTCTTAAATTTTTATATTATAAAAAGCATTATTCTCAATCAGATATTGCATTTGGCTCATGTATTATACCAGTTACAACTCTAGGTAAAAACACAAAAATTAATAAAGGTTGTACAATATATAATTGTACCTTAAATGATGAAGTATCAGTCCATGAATTTTGCTATATCTCTGATTCTAAACTTGAAAAAAATATTCAGATTTATCCCCGTTGCAATTTACGCAATGTCTCACTTGGAAAATTTAGTTACATATCTCAAGATTCTATATTAAACCTAAGTCAAATAGGTAGTTTTTGTTCCTTAGGACCACATTTAATTTGTGGATTTGGTGAACATCCAACTGATTTTTTAAGTACTAGTCCAGTTTTCTTTTCAACTCTTAAACAATGTGGTGTTTCTTTTTCAAATGAAAACTTCTTTCAAGAAGTAAAAAAAATTACTATTGGTCATGATGTCTGGATTGGAGCAAGAGTTTTTATTAGAGATGGAGTGAGAATAGGGAATGGAGCCATAATTGGTGCTGGCTCTGTAGTTGTTAAAGATGTTCCTGATTATGCGATCGTTGGAGGAGTTCCAGCAAAAATTATTCGTTTTCGATTTTCTAATGAAATAATTCAAGAATTACTGAGAATTCAGTGGTGGAAGTGGCCTGATATGTATTTACAAAGAGCACAATTATACTTTACACAAAAGGATATTACTTCTTTCATTAATTGGGTGCATGAAGAATCTTTATACCTGCATGTAGAAGATGGCAATTTATACGAATCACTTAGCTCGTCAGTTTCTTAA
- a CDS encoding glycosyltransferase family 4 protein — translation MKVIHVPFCFYPNAIGGTEVYVEALSRHLQQQGLQILIAAPGNVNESYSHNRLSVYRFAVSNQVTRLQEVYGEGDRQSANEFGKILDEEQPDLVHLHAFTRGVSLRLVRVAKQRKIPVIFTYHTPTVSCQRGTLMRWGTQVCDGKVNLRTCSQCTLQGLGLNWISASAIGNIPPMVGRCLGGLHLHGGVWTAIRMTELASYRYSALQNLLSEVDHIVAVCDWVKDLLIRNHVSHEKITVSRQGLCQEIQSAKISQLGKNYTGNSSILKIAFLGRLEPIKGIDILLKAFQRTPQLAATLDIFGISQNSASDAYQTQLLNLVKHDTRISFKSPVSAKQIVNLLTDYDLLAVPSQWLETGPLVVLEAFAAGIPVIGSNLGGIAELVQHEINGLLVEAASVEAWSRSLQRLNQERDLLIRLRHGVRPPRHMETVAKEMLSLYHSILQKSDKALYRK, via the coding sequence ATGAAAGTTATTCACGTTCCCTTCTGTTTTTATCCCAATGCTATAGGTGGTACTGAAGTCTATGTAGAAGCATTATCACGGCATCTACAACAGCAAGGATTGCAAATTTTAATTGCTGCACCAGGAAATGTCAACGAGTCCTACTCTCACAATCGCTTGTCGGTATATCGTTTTGCTGTATCTAATCAAGTTACAAGGCTTCAAGAGGTTTATGGGGAAGGGGATCGACAAAGCGCAAATGAATTTGGCAAAATTTTGGATGAGGAACAACCCGATCTTGTTCACTTACACGCATTTACAAGAGGTGTTTCTTTACGACTTGTGCGCGTTGCCAAGCAAAGAAAAATTCCAGTTATTTTTACTTATCATACCCCTACTGTAAGCTGCCAACGAGGAACTTTAATGCGTTGGGGTACACAAGTTTGTGATGGAAAAGTGAATTTACGTACTTGTTCTCAATGCACTTTACAGGGACTGGGATTAAACTGGATAAGCGCAAGTGCGATCGGTAATATACCACCTATGGTTGGGCGCTGTTTGGGAGGGCTCCATCTTCATGGAGGTGTTTGGACTGCTATCCGCATGACCGAATTGGCAAGTTACCGCTATTCTGCCTTGCAAAATTTGTTATCTGAGGTTGACCATATTGTTGCAGTCTGTGATTGGGTGAAAGATCTTCTCATTCGCAATCACGTATCTCACGAGAAAATTACTGTCAGTCGTCAGGGGTTGTGTCAGGAAATACAATCGGCAAAAATCAGTCAATTAGGAAAGAATTACACTGGGAATAGTTCAATTCTCAAAATTGCTTTTTTAGGACGGCTTGAACCCATCAAGGGAATAGATATTTTGCTGAAAGCTTTTCAAAGAACTCCACAACTGGCTGCTACCTTAGATATTTTTGGTATCTCACAAAATTCAGCAAGTGATGCTTATCAAACACAACTATTGAACTTGGTAAAACACGACACAAGAATTTCTTTCAAATCTCCTGTGTCTGCAAAACAAATTGTAAACTTATTAACGGATTATGATTTACTTGCAGTACCATCGCAATGGTTAGAAACAGGACCATTAGTAGTTCTTGAAGCATTTGCCGCTGGTATTCCCGTCATTGGTTCCAATTTGGGAGGAATTGCGGAATTAGTTCAGCACGAAATCAATGGTCTGCTTGTGGAAGCTGCTTCTGTTGAAGCCTGGAGTCGATCGCTTCAAAGACTAAATCAAGAAAGAGATTTACTGATTCGTTTGCGTCATGGTGTTCGTCCACCGCGACACATGGAAACAGTTGCGAAAGAAATGTTATCTCTGTATCATTCCATACTGCAAAAAAGTGATAAGGCACTTTATAGAAAATGA
- a CDS encoding glycosyltransferase, producing the protein MPRILYIQYTNPAGYPPLEHSSRILANDGWDVLFLGTGSLGSNSLCFPPHNRITVKQLPFCPGGWRQKLHYLWFCFWILDWAIRWKPQWVYASDLLSCPITLLLSVVLRSKVVYHEHDSLTTAPENALIKLCLKTRRWLAHQAKMCILPNQQRIEQFIKDNEPVGNVFCVWNCPAQAEVSSARLTDDCNHLWIHYHGNIGPSLLPITVLSALAMLPKVVKLRVIGYETIGNQGYVQQLLQTSVDLRISERVEFLGAMPRKKLLEYCRISDVGIAFMPKVSTNLNLQNCTGASNKAFDYLACGLALLVSDLPDWMQMYVEPGYGLSCNPDNPESIATAINWFLQNPNQMRQMGENGRSQILARWNYEQQFMGVYQMMSLSQTK; encoded by the coding sequence ATGCCTCGCATATTGTATATACAGTACACAAATCCTGCCGGTTATCCACCTCTTGAACACAGTTCGCGTATACTAGCCAATGATGGCTGGGATGTACTTTTTCTTGGGACTGGTTCTCTGGGTTCAAATTCTCTGTGCTTTCCGCCTCATAATAGAATTACAGTAAAACAACTACCTTTTTGTCCTGGGGGTTGGAGGCAAAAGCTACATTATCTCTGGTTTTGCTTTTGGATACTTGATTGGGCTATACGCTGGAAACCACAATGGGTTTATGCTTCCGATCTCCTCTCGTGTCCAATTACTTTGCTGTTAAGTGTAGTACTGAGAAGTAAGGTTGTATATCACGAGCATGACTCACTGACTACAGCACCTGAAAACGCTCTTATAAAGCTATGTCTAAAAACACGGCGGTGGTTAGCTCATCAAGCAAAAATGTGTATCTTACCCAATCAACAGAGAATTGAGCAATTCATCAAGGACAATGAACCTGTTGGGAATGTTTTCTGTGTGTGGAATTGTCCTGCACAAGCAGAAGTTTCTTCTGCACGTTTAACAGATGATTGCAATCATCTCTGGATTCACTATCATGGCAATATTGGACCATCTTTGTTACCGATTACAGTGCTCAGTGCTTTGGCAATGTTACCTAAAGTAGTAAAACTACGGGTTATTGGGTACGAAACAATAGGCAATCAAGGTTACGTACAACAATTACTACAAACATCTGTAGACCTTAGAATTAGCGAGAGAGTTGAATTTCTAGGAGCAATGCCAAGAAAAAAACTTCTTGAGTACTGCCGCATATCTGATGTTGGCATAGCTTTTATGCCAAAAGTCAGTACAAACCTTAACTTACAAAATTGTACTGGTGCCTCCAATAAAGCTTTTGACTATCTTGCCTGTGGTTTAGCTTTGTTAGTATCAGACTTACCTGATTGGATGCAAATGTATGTTGAGCCTGGTTATGGATTAAGCTGTAACCCTGATAATCCCGAAAGTATTGCAACTGCCATCAATTGGTTCCTACAAAATCCCAATCAAATGCGACAAATGGGAGAAAATGGCAGAAGTCAAATTTTGGCTCGTTGGAATTACGAGCAACAGTTTATGGGAGTTTATCAAATGATGAGTCTATCGCAAACCAAATAA
- a CDS encoding glycosyltransferase family 2 protein: MPIITKALTLEDLPPPPLGKTGWPWTEQSEPLPDRMPNVYEWSRISIVTPNYNYGHFLEETIRSVLLQGYPNLEYIITDGGSTDGSLEVIEKYAQWLAYYVSEKDKGQSDAINKGFQKATGEIYAWLNSDDVFCQNTLLEIGLFWSNNTNCHFLTGDGYFFSIENCSEKIEYYVKAQNYSLQDLFEYHHDKYLPQPSVFFSQHIFHQLNGLDVSLSYAMDLDYWLRIRKLYPLHYLPKCFSKLRHHTDAKTWKSNLIAMAEVKEVIEKYDRHLKLFSRFRNKLSLRLFYASAMLKHGLFEYSIGNKIESIKWWCKSALFCPSIIGFANYWKLIIKILFI, translated from the coding sequence ATGCCTATAATTACTAAAGCACTGACCTTAGAAGATTTACCTCCACCTCCACTAGGAAAAACTGGCTGGCCTTGGACTGAGCAAAGCGAACCACTCCCCGATCGGATGCCAAACGTTTATGAATGGTCCCGCATTAGTATTGTGACACCAAATTATAACTACGGTCACTTTCTTGAAGAAACCATCCGGTCAGTTTTGCTGCAAGGATATCCAAATTTGGAATACATCATTACTGATGGCGGCTCAACTGATGGGTCGCTAGAAGTTATTGAAAAGTATGCTCAATGGCTTGCCTACTATGTAAGTGAAAAAGATAAGGGACAATCTGATGCAATAAATAAAGGTTTTCAGAAAGCCACAGGAGAAATTTATGCTTGGCTAAATTCTGATGATGTTTTTTGTCAAAATACATTACTAGAGATTGGGCTTTTTTGGAGCAATAATACCAATTGTCATTTTCTGACTGGGGACGGATATTTTTTTAGTATAGAGAATTGCTCAGAAAAAATAGAATATTACGTAAAAGCGCAAAATTACTCACTTCAAGATTTATTCGAGTATCATCATGATAAATATTTGCCCCAACCTTCTGTATTTTTTAGTCAACATATATTTCATCAGCTAAATGGTTTAGATGTTTCATTATCATACGCAATGGATTTAGACTACTGGTTACGCATAAGAAAGTTATATCCATTGCACTACCTACCTAAGTGCTTTTCCAAGTTGAGACATCATACTGATGCAAAAACTTGGAAAAGCAATCTTATTGCAATGGCAGAAGTCAAAGAAGTTATTGAAAAGTACGATCGTCATCTCAAACTATTTAGCAGATTTAGAAATAAGTTAAGCTTGAGATTATTTTATGCTTCTGCCATGCTTAAACATGGATTATTTGAATATTCAATTGGCAATAAGATCGAATCAATAAAATGGTGGTGTAAATCAGCACTATTTTGCCCCAGTATTATTGGCTTTGCTAATTACTGGAAATTGATTATTAAAATTTTATTTATATAA
- a CDS encoding glycosyltransferase family 2 protein gives MLQFPLISVIIPCYNAARFLEATLESVFAQTFKNFEVIVIDDGSTDETATLIRSFGSKLRAEFTANQGASAARNLGTALAQGQFIQYLDADDLLRPDALEKRVNVLIAHDADVAYSDWQRLEEGEDGKFHLGAIVARRIEEVHPDPQIALFTNFWAPPAALLYNHRIVDKISTWNKSLLFIQDARFFLDAALMGGKFIHVPGVQADYRVLASSTSLSRRDSAGFMNDCFINACHVEEFWTVHGGITSERRIALEKVYGHLARFYFERNRLKFSEVLAKINRLNPNYIPSSPKALHQLSQWVGYEQAEAISLTYRRTKKQIHRLVQKFSF, from the coding sequence ATGCTCCAATTTCCCTTAATATCAGTTATTATTCCTTGCTATAATGCAGCACGCTTTTTAGAAGCAACCCTAGAAAGTGTTTTTGCACAAACATTTAAAAATTTTGAAGTTATTGTCATTGATGATGGTTCAACTGATGAGACAGCAACTTTGATTCGCTCTTTTGGCTCAAAACTAAGAGCAGAATTCACTGCCAATCAAGGTGCTAGTGCAGCGCGTAACCTCGGTACTGCGTTAGCACAAGGTCAGTTTATTCAATATTTAGATGCAGACGATCTTTTACGACCTGATGCTTTGGAAAAACGAGTCAATGTGTTGATAGCTCATGATGCTGATGTAGCATACTCTGATTGGCAACGGCTAGAGGAAGGTGAAGATGGCAAATTTCATCTGGGAGCTATTGTAGCTAGGCGTATTGAAGAGGTTCATCCCGATCCACAAATTGCATTATTTACTAATTTTTGGGCACCACCTGCGGCTTTACTTTACAACCATCGTATTGTAGACAAGATTAGTACCTGGAATAAGTCTCTACTTTTTATCCAGGATGCTCGCTTCTTCCTGGATGCTGCTTTGATGGGGGGTAAATTTATCCACGTACCTGGCGTACAAGCAGATTATCGAGTACTGGCAAGTAGTACTAGTTTATCAAGGCGTGACTCTGCTGGCTTCATGAATGATTGCTTTATAAATGCCTGTCACGTAGAAGAATTTTGGACAGTTCATGGGGGCATAACTTCAGAACGACGAATTGCGTTGGAGAAAGTCTATGGTCATTTAGCCCGATTCTACTTTGAACGTAACCGTTTGAAGTTTTCTGAAGTGCTTGCTAAAATTAACCGCTTGAATCCAAACTATATTCCTTCAAGTCCAAAAGCTTTGCACCAGTTATCTCAGTGGGTGGGGTATGAGCAAGCTGAGGCAATTTCACTAACCTATCGTCGCACGAAAAAACAAATACACCGATTAGTACAAAAATTTTCTTTTTAG